One part of the Geothrix edaphica genome encodes these proteins:
- a CDS encoding Mpo1-like protein, with the protein MLGTRPMAEWIQAYAQSHQHPVNRACHTVGIPLVALSVLLLLAAPLSPGFWKVGLLFFGVGWCFQFLGHAVEGKPPEFFKDWRFLLVGLRWWFAKVLKREVSSV; encoded by the coding sequence ATGCTCGGAACCAGACCCATGGCCGAATGGATCCAGGCCTATGCGCAAAGCCACCAGCATCCCGTCAACCGGGCCTGCCATACCGTCGGGATCCCCCTGGTGGCCCTGTCGGTCCTCCTGCTGCTGGCGGCTCCACTGAGCCCGGGCTTCTGGAAGGTCGGCCTGCTCTTCTTCGGCGTGGGCTGGTGCTTCCAGTTCCTGGGGCATGCGGTGGAAGGGAAGCCGCCGGAATTTTTCAAGGACTGGCGATTCCTGCTGGTGGGCCTCCGCTGGTGGTTTGCCAAGGTGTTGAAGCGCGAGGTCTCCTCGGTCTGA
- a CDS encoding MarC family protein — MDSSSFVSAIILLVLVTDPLGNIPVFIGLLRQVDPARRQRIIIREVLFAFAILLFFALFGQTVLRLMHLTDTSLGIAGGVILFLIALKMVFPHPEGPTDLPVHGEPFLVPLAVPFIAGPSAIATVLLLVSREPQRLWEWLGALSVAMAVSAVVLGFAEKIADFLGEKVTLAFERLMGLVLTAIAIEMLLAGIQKFVLQLRVA, encoded by the coding sequence ATGGATTCCTCCTCCTTCGTCTCGGCCATCATCCTGCTGGTGCTGGTGACGGATCCCCTGGGCAATATCCCGGTCTTCATCGGGCTGCTGCGCCAGGTGGATCCGGCCCGGCGCCAGCGGATCATCATCCGGGAGGTGCTGTTCGCCTTCGCCATCCTGCTGTTCTTCGCCCTCTTCGGCCAGACGGTGTTGCGCCTCATGCACCTGACGGACACCTCGCTGGGCATCGCCGGCGGCGTGATCCTCTTCCTCATCGCGCTGAAGATGGTGTTCCCCCACCCGGAGGGGCCCACGGACCTCCCGGTCCACGGGGAGCCCTTCCTCGTGCCGCTGGCGGTCCCCTTCATCGCCGGGCCCTCGGCCATCGCCACGGTGCTGCTGCTGGTGAGCCGGGAGCCTCAGCGGCTCTGGGAATGGCTGGGCGCCCTGTCCGTGGCCATGGCGGTCTCGGCGGTGGTGCTCGGCTTCGCGGAGAAGATCGCCGACTTCCTCGGCGAGAAGGTCACCCTGGCCTTCGAGCGGCTCATGGGCCTGGTGCTGACGGCCATCGCCATCGAGATGCTGCTGGCCGGCATCCAGAAGTTCGTGCTGCAGCTGCGGGTCGCCTAG
- a CDS encoding DUF4442 domain-containing protein, with amino-acid sequence MSPRFERLKQTFGMRLFGWLKIPLLASVRPSVVELTEARCVVRIPLRRWTRNHLGSMYFGALAIGADCAGGLLAMDQIKRSGKPVSLVFKAFQATFLKRPESDVYFICEEGAAIRDQVRRTLESEERITEPMRIQASVKLPDGTFEPVAEFTLELSLKRRS; translated from the coding sequence ATGTCCCCCCGCTTCGAACGCCTGAAACAGACCTTCGGCATGCGCCTGTTCGGGTGGCTGAAGATCCCCCTCCTGGCCTCCGTGCGCCCCAGCGTGGTCGAGCTGACGGAAGCCCGCTGCGTCGTGCGGATTCCGCTCCGGCGCTGGACCCGGAACCACCTGGGCTCCATGTATTTCGGCGCCCTGGCCATCGGTGCGGACTGCGCCGGGGGGCTGCTGGCCATGGACCAGATCAAGCGCTCCGGGAAGCCGGTCTCCCTGGTCTTCAAGGCCTTCCAGGCCACCTTCCTGAAGCGCCCGGAATCCGATGTCTACTTCATCTGCGAGGAAGGCGCCGCCATCCGCGACCAGGTGCGCCGCACCCTGGAATCGGAGGAGCGCATCACCGAGCCCATGCGCATCCAGGCCTCGGTGAAGCTGCCGGACGGCACCTTCGAGCCCGTGGCGGAGTTCACGCTGGAGCTGAGCCTCAAGCGGCGCAGCTAG